In Minwuia thermotolerans, the following proteins share a genomic window:
- the thrC gene encoding threonine synthase — MNYVSTRGEAPDLNFEDVLLTGLARDGGLYVPQSAPALSTDGLAGLDYAGLAAAVLAPFVDDAMPRGDLERLTRDTYGVFDHAAIAPLKQIGPNDWLMELFHGPTLAFKDFALQALGRLFDHALKRRGERVTILGATSGDTGSAAIEGCRGRDAVDIFILFPKGRVSDVQRRQMTTVEDANVHAIAVDGDFDDCQALVKAAFGDLAFRDRMNLSAVNSINWARVAAQVVYYVHGVMALGAGRRPVAFSVPSGNFGNVFAGHIARRMGLPVDRLVVGANVNDILHRFFETGAYRRQGVVPTMSPSMDIQVASNFERLLYEITGRDGIRVRAMMDSLRQSGGFEIPPAALAQVQAGFASARIDEEETLAEMRRMHAETGEVLDPHTAVGTAAARKARAAGDVPAETPLISLATAHPAKFPDAVERAVGFRPALPERLGDLMERPERAADLPNDLAALQKFIGERARIAA, encoded by the coding sequence GGCCGGCCTGGACTACGCGGGCCTCGCGGCGGCGGTGCTGGCGCCCTTCGTCGACGACGCCATGCCGCGCGGCGATCTCGAACGCCTGACGCGCGACACCTATGGCGTCTTCGATCACGCGGCGATCGCGCCGCTGAAGCAGATCGGCCCCAATGACTGGCTGATGGAGCTGTTCCACGGGCCGACGCTGGCGTTCAAGGATTTCGCCCTGCAGGCGCTGGGCCGGCTGTTCGACCATGCCCTGAAGCGCCGCGGCGAGCGCGTCACCATCCTCGGCGCAACCTCCGGCGATACCGGCTCGGCGGCGATCGAGGGCTGCCGCGGCCGCGACGCCGTCGACATCTTCATCCTGTTCCCGAAGGGGCGGGTGTCCGACGTGCAGCGCCGGCAGATGACGACCGTCGAGGACGCGAACGTTCACGCCATCGCTGTCGACGGCGACTTCGACGACTGCCAGGCCCTGGTCAAGGCGGCCTTCGGCGATCTCGCCTTCCGCGACCGCATGAACCTCTCGGCGGTGAACTCGATCAACTGGGCCCGCGTCGCCGCGCAGGTCGTCTACTACGTCCACGGCGTCATGGCGCTGGGGGCGGGGCGGCGGCCCGTCGCGTTCTCGGTGCCGTCAGGCAATTTCGGCAACGTCTTCGCCGGCCATATCGCCCGGCGCATGGGTCTGCCGGTGGACCGCCTGGTCGTGGGCGCGAACGTCAACGACATCCTGCATCGTTTCTTCGAGACCGGCGCCTATCGCCGGCAGGGCGTGGTTCCGACGATGAGCCCGTCCATGGACATCCAGGTCGCTTCCAATTTCGAGCGGCTGCTCTACGAGATCACCGGCCGCGACGGGATCCGCGTCCGCGCCATGATGGACAGCCTGAGGCAGTCGGGCGGCTTCGAGATTCCGCCCGCGGCCCTGGCGCAGGTGCAGGCGGGCTTCGCCTCCGCCCGCATCGACGAGGAGGAGACACTGGCCGAGATGCGGCGCATGCACGCCGAGACCGGCGAGGTCCTCGACCCGCACACCGCCGTAGGCACCGCGGCAGCACGCAAGGCCCGCGCCGCCGGGGACGTGCCTGCAGAGACGCCGCTGATCAGCCTGGCGACCGCGCATCCGGCGAAGTTCCCCGACGCCGTCGAGCGCGCCGTCGGCTTCCGGCCGGCCCTGCCGGAGCGGCTCGGTGACCTGATGGAGCGGCCCGAGCGGGCCGCCGATCTGCCCAACGATCTGGCCGCATTGCAGAAGTTCATCGGCGAGCGGGCG